The Rhododendron vialii isolate Sample 1 chromosome 8a, ASM3025357v1 genome has a window encoding:
- the LOC131299251 gene encoding auxin-responsive protein IAA18-like, with product MDGCSKTDMDCPQLLDLIPKDREWLVQRGEQNSHGSSEEKKLELRLGPPGEEREESSLLSLGYFSNKTNQNRGIRGFTNAVEMKPGEKAWIMNNNNGGQTHFSFSENPFGSSSDYMVKTQQQQQQQQGNALFPLIQSNPQRMAIKAKESSHGCPNKGEDLQQKNAEKKVFPPPPASANPAVATNSSQKRTAPAPVVGWPPIRSFRKNLASSSSSKPIPESQNVAPNKELSEKPAESCKKGFFVKINMDGVPIGRKVDLKAYDSYENLSSSVDELFRGLLAAQRDSSASGIQNRQEGEKAITGLLDGSGEYTLVYEDNEGDRMLVGDVPWHMFVSTVKRLRVLKTSELSTLRFGNKQQKIPLDAAKN from the exons ATGGATGGATGCTCAAAAACGGACATGGACTGTCCGCAGCTGCTGGATTTGATACCTAAAGACAGAGAGTGGCTTGTACAGAGGGGCGAGCAAAACAGCCATGGATCTTCAGAGGAGAAAAAGCTTGAGCTAAGGCTTGGTCCACCAGGTGAAGAAAGAGAGGAAtcatctctcctctctcttgggTACTTCTCTAACAAAACTAACCAGAACAGAGGAATCAGAGGATTTACAAACGCTGTTGAAATGAAACCAGGGGAGAAAGCATGGATCATGAACAACAACAATGGAGGCCaaacccatttttctttttcagaaaaTCCATTTGGGTCATCCTCGGATTACATGGTAAAGAcccaacaacagcagcagcagcagcagggtAATGCTCTGTTTCCTTTGATTCAATCGAACCCACAAAGAATGGCCATAAAGGCAAAGGAATCATCACATGGCTGTCCCAATAAAGGAGAAGATCTGCAGCAGAAAAATGCAGAAAAGAAGGtctttccaccaccaccagcttCTGCAAATCCAGCTGTGGCCACCAACAGCTCTCAGAAAAG aactgctcctgctccagtAGTGGGGTGGCCTCCAATTCGTTCATTTAGGAAGAATCTTGCCAGTAGCAGTTCATCCAAGCCGATCCCTGAGTCGCAAAATGTTGCCCCGAACAAGGAATTGAGTGAAAAACCGGCTGAAAGTTGTAAAAAAGGTTTCTTTGTGAAGATAAATATGGATGGAGTTCCCATTGGAAGGAAAGTTGATCTCAAAGCCTATGACAGCTATGAAAACCTCTCCTCTTCTGTTGATGAGCTCTTCAGAGGCCTACTTGCAG CTCAAAGAGATTCCTCGGCTAGTGGAATTCAGAACAGGCAAGAGGGAGAGAAAGCGATTACAGGTTTATTAGATGGAAGTGGGGAATATACCCTTGTTTATGAGGACAATGAAGGAGACAGGATGCTTGTTGGAGATGTCCCATGGCA CATGTTTGTGTCCACTGTCAAAAGGCTGCGCGTCTTGAAAACCTCTGAGCTGTCGACATTACGCT TTGGTAATAAGCAACAGAAGATCCCACTTGACGCTGCAAAGAATTGA
- the LOC131299248 gene encoding protein IQ-domain 26-like, whose protein sequence is MGKATRWFKGLLGMKKEKESPEISSSGDRKDKKRWSFAKSSKIPLNIQANAPATEAGWLRSYISESEKEQNNHAIAVAAATAAAADAAVAAAHAAVAVVRLTSQNRGNRGTLFCRGSEKWAAIRIQSVFRGYLARKALRALKGLVKIQALVRGYLVRKRAAATLHSMHALIRAQASVRSQRALRLLNKSSRFAPENRARRSTERFDETRSEFHSKRLSVENALNAYEGSPKIVEVDTYRPRSRSRRISDSGEDSYYQYFSSSFPCPVPTRISVPDCRNLHHYEWSFTGDEFKCCTAQSTPRFANSTRSNAPVTPAKSSCGEGFFRSYSNCPNYMSNTQSFRAKVRSQSAPKQRPEPGSKKRLSLNEIMESRASLSGVRMQRSCTQVQEDLEF, encoded by the exons atgggGAAAGCAACAAGGTGGTTCAAGGGCTTGTTGGGTATGAAGAAAGAGAAGGAATCACCGGAGATTTCAAGCTCCGGTGACAGGAAAGATAAAAAGCGGTGGAGCTTCGCTAAGTCGAGTAAGATACCGTTGAATATTCAGGCCAACGCTCCAGCGACCGAAGCTGGTTGGTTGAGATCTTACATTTCTGAGTCGGAGAAGGAGCAGAACAATCACGCAATTGCCGTGGCCGCGGCGACCGCGGCAGCTGCCGACGCCGCCGTGGCCGCGGCGCATGCCGCGGTGGCTGTTGTAAGGCTCACTAGCCAAAACAGAGGAAACAGAGGAACTCTGTTTTGTCGTGGGAGTGAGAAGTGGGCTGCAATCAGGATTCAGTCTGTTTTTAGAGGTTATTTG GCCAGAAAAGCCCTTCGAGCACTTAAAGGCCTAGTGAAAATACAAGCACTTGTTAGGGGCTACCTCGTCCGAAAACGAGCCGCCGCAACTCTCCACAGCATGCACGCCCTTATTCGAGCTCAGGCATCGGTCCGATCCCAGAGAGCTCTTCGTTTGCTCAACAAAAGTAGCCGATTCGCCCCCGAAAATCGTGCTCGAAGATCCACG GAAAGATTCGATGAAACGAGGAGCGAATTCCATAGCAAGAGGCTATCGGTTGAAAATGCGCTAAACGCTTACGAGGGAAGTCCGAAAATTGTTGAGGTTGATACCTACAGGCCTAGATCAAGATCAAGGCGAATCTCGGATTCCGGTGAAGACTCATATTACCAATACTTCTCTTCCTCTTTCCCATGTCCTGTTCCCACTCGTATATCCGTCCCCGATTGCAGAAACCTTCACCACTACGAATGGAGCTTCACGGGCGACGAGTTCAAATGCTGCACCGCGCAAAGCACCCCTCGCTTCGCCAACTCCACCAGGTCCAACGCGCCGGTAACGCCGGCCAAGAGCTCGTGCGGGGAAGGATTCTTCCGGTCTTACTCCAACTGCCCCAACTACATGTCGAACACCCAATCGTTCAGGGCGAAGGTGAGGTCCCAGAGCGCGCCGAAGCAGAGGCCCGAGCCGGGGTCCAAGAAGAGGCTTTCGCTGAACGAAATAATGGAGTCGAGGGCGAGCTTGAGCGGCGTAAGGATGCAGAGGTCCTGCACTCAAGTTCAAGAGGATTTAGAATTTTGA